The following are encoded in a window of Etheostoma cragini isolate CJK2018 chromosome 7, CSU_Ecrag_1.0, whole genome shotgun sequence genomic DNA:
- the fmnl3 gene encoding formin-like protein 3 isoform X2: MGNIESVDGQSEMKHHIMPLKVPMPDPTELEEKFAIVLSSMNLPPDKARLLRQYDNEKKWDLICDQERFQVKNPPHTYIQKLRGYLDPGVTRKKFRRRVQESTKVLRELEISLRTNHIGWVREFLNDENRGLDVLVEYLSFAQCAVMLDFEGLENGEDGFLDKAISWSRSIEDLHHTSTQPFCNTLVRSARQSVLRYGTVPNSKTIKNSRLVSQKDDVHVCIMCLRAIMNYQYGFNMVMSHAHAVNEIALSLNNKNSRTKALVLELLAAVCLVRGGHEIILSAFDNFKEVCKEKQRFERLMDYFRCEEGNIDYMVACMQFINIVVHSVEDMNFRVHLQYEFTKLGLDDYLEKCKHTESDKLSVQIQAYLDNVFDVGGLLEDAETKNAALEKVEELEEHLSHVTEKLLELENETMMKVADLEKVLIQKDKDLHAIRETYESTNTQVTTLRRVIKEKDAAFQRHFNIERRLLELEQQGTIRLHKKADGDIAIEPLGVGGGGDVGSSGLGISLGDMRQLSLGSTAGLTEPGGPDTSLPPASEAPPPPPPPPPPPPPLPSASDHNAPVPPPPPPAPPLPDASPSVILSVGLSAIRIKKPIKTKFRLPVFNWTALKPNQINGTVFNEIDDERVLEELDLERFEELFKTRSQGPVVDISCTKSKVAQKTVNKVTLLDANRSKNLAITLRKANKTTEEICKAIEKFDLKALPVDFVECLMRFLPTEGEVKVMRQYERERRPLDQLAEEDRFMLFFSKIERLTQRMNIITFVGNFSDNINMLTPQLNAVIAASGSVKSAPKLKRVLEIILALGNYMNSSKRGCVYGFKLQSLDLLLDTKSTDRKMTLLHYIALILKEKYPELANFYNELHFVEKAAAVSLENVLLDVRELGKGMDLIRRECSLHDHSVLKGFVQTSDTQLDKLQKDAKTAEEAFNNVVNYFGESAKTTPPSVFFPVFVRFIKAYKDAVEENEQRKKQEDAMREKLLAQEAKQQDPKVQAQKKRQQQEELIAELRKRQAKDHRPMYEGKDGTIEDIITDLRNQPFLRADALIRSGWKRP, encoded by the exons ATGGGTAATATAGAAAGTGTGGATGGCCAGTCGGAGATGAAGCATCACATCATGCCACTAAAGGTTCCCATGCCTGACCCCACCGAGCTGGAGGAGAAATTTGCCATTGTTTTG AGTTCTATGAACCTGCCTCCAGACAAAGCACGTCTTCTCCGACAGTATGACAATGAGAAAAAGTGGGACCTGATCTGTGACCAG GAGAGATTTCAGGTGAAGAATCCACCTCACACCTACATCCAGAAGCTACGAGGATACTTAGACCCTGGAGTCACACGAAAG AAGTTTCGCAGGCGGGTGCAGGAATCTACAAAAGTGTTGAGGGAGCTGGAGATCTCACTAAGGACAAACCACATTGG GTGGGTCAGGGAGTTCCTGAATGATGAGAACAGAGGTCTTGATGTCCTGGTGGAGTACCTCTCATTTGCCCAGTGTGCTGTCAT GTTGGATTTTGAGGGGCTGGAGAATGGGGAGGATGGCTTTTTGGACAAGGCTATATCTTGGAGTAGGTCCATAGAAGATCTGCATCACACCAGCACCCAACCTTTCTGCAACACACTGGTGCGCTCTGCCCGCCAGTCTGTCCTCCG CTATGGCACAGTTCCCAACAGCAAAACCATCAAGAACTCCCGCCTTGTGAGCCAGAAAGatgatgtgcatgtgtgcatcatGTGCTTGAGAGCAATCATGAATTATCAG TATGGCTTCAATATGGTCATGTCTCACGCACACGCAGTCAATGAAATTGCTCTCAGCTTGAACAATAAGAACTCACG GACGAAAGCCTTGGTCCTTGAGCTGCTGGCTGCCGTCTGTCTAGTCCGAGGAGGTCACGAGATCATCCTCTCAGCATTTGACAACTTCAAAGAG gtGTGTAAGGAGAAGCAACGCTTTGAGAGACTCATGGATTACTTCCGCTGTGAGGAGGGAAACATTGACTACATG GTTGCGTGCATGCAGTTCATCAACATTGTGGTCCACTCAGTCGAGGACATGAACTTCAGAGTCCATCTGCAGTATGAATTCACCAAGCTGGGACTGGATGATTACCTGGAG aaatgtaaacatacaGAGAGTGACAAGCTGTCGGTGCAGATCCAGGCCTACCTGGATAACGTGTTTGACGTGGGTGGTCTGCTGGAAGATGCAGAAACGAAGAATGCAGCTCTGGAGAAGGTAGAGGAACTGGAGGAGCACCTGTCTCAT GTGACGGAGAAGCTGCTGGAGCTTGAGAATGAAACAATGATGAAAGTAGCTGATCTGGAGAAGGTGCTCATTCAGAAAGATAAGGACCTGCATGCAATACGG GAGACGTACGAGTCGACCAACACCCAGGTCACCACCCTGAGGAGGGTGATCAAGGAGAAGGATGCCGCTTTCCAGAGACACTTCAACATCGAGAGGCGGCTCCTGGAGCTCGAGCAGCAAGGCACCATCCGTTTGCACAAGAAGGCTGATGGAGACATTGCCATCGAGCCGCTTGGTGTCGGGGGTGGGGGAGACGTTGGGAGTAGTGGCCTTGGGATCTCACTAGGTGACATGAGGCAGCTGTCTTTGGGTTCAACAGCTGGATTAACTGAACCAGGGGGGCCAGACACTAGTTTACCACCAGCTAGTGAagcacctccacctcctccaccacctccaccgcctcctcctcctcttccttctgcCTCAG ATCACAATGCACCAGTCCCACCACCGCCACCTCCTGCTCCACCTCTGCCAGACGCTTCTCCATCAGTTATCCTGAGTGTGGGTCTCTCAG CTATCAGAATCAAGAAGCCAATCAAGACCAAGTTCCGCCTGCCTGTGTTTAACTGGACAGCCTTGAAGCCCAATCAGATCAACGGCACAGTCTTCAACGAGATTGATGATGAGCGTGTGCTTGAG GAGCTGGATCTGGAGAGGTTTGAGGAGCTGTTCAAGACCAGATCCCAGGGTCCGGTTGTGGATATTTCCTGCACAAAGAGCAAAGTAGCCCAGAAGACAGTAAACAAAGTCACCCTTTTGGACGCCAATCGCTCCAAGAACTTAGCCATCACATTGCGAAAGGCAAACAAGACCACAGAAGAGATCTGCAAAGCAATAGAGAA GTTTGACCTTAAAGCCTTACCCGTTGACTTTGTCGAGTGCCTGATGCGGTTCTTGCCCACGGAGGGGGAGGTGAAGGTGATGCGTCAGTACGAGCGTGAGCGGCGTCCACTGGACCAGCTAGCTGAGGAAGATCGcttcatgttgtttttcagcAAGATTGAGAGGCTTACACAGAGAATGAACATCATCACTTTTGTTGGAAACTTTTCTGACAACATCAACATGCTCACACCACAGCTCAATGCAGTCATTGCGGCTTCTGGCTCAGTGAAATCCGCACCAAAGTTGAAAAGAGTGCTTGAG ATCATCCTAGCTTTGGGAAACTACATGAACAGCAGCAAGCGGGGCTGCGTTTATGGCTTCAAATTACAAAGTCTAGATCTT CTGCTGGACACTAAGTCTACAGACAGAAAGATGACGTTGCTCCATTACATAGCTCTCATTTTGAAAGAGAAGTACCCTGAACTGGCCAACTTCTACAACGAACTGCATTTTGTGGAAAAAGCTGCAGCAG TATCTCTGGAAAATGTGCTGCTGGATGTTCGAGAGCTAGGGAAGGGAATGGACTTGATACGGAGAGAGTGCAGTCTCCATGACCATTCGGTCCTGAAAGGCTTCGTCCAGACCAGTGACACACAGCTGGACAAGCTGCAGAAGGATGCCAAAACAGCAGAG GAAGCCTTTAACAATGTGGTGAACTACTTCGGAGAGAGTGCCAAGACGACTCCGCCCTCGGTGTTCTTCCCCGTGTTTGTGCGTTTTATCAAGGCCTACAAG GATGCAGTGGAAGAAAACGAACAAAGGAAAAAACAGGAGGATGCAATGAGAGAAAAGTTACTTGCTCAGGAGGCTAAACAGCAGGACCCCAAG GTCCAGGCCCAAAAGAagaggcagcagcaggaggagctgATTGCAGAGCTGCGCAAGCGGCAAGCCAAAGACCACCGACCCATGTACGAGGGCAAGGATGGCACTATTGAGGACATCATAACAG